ACTTATTGAAAATTTACAACGTACCTTGCATTAAGGGAAGCAAGAGGGACCTAAAAGATACACATTCATAAAGCATAAACATTTTGCCCTCAAAGGGGTGATAAGACAAGAATCTGAGCCTAGGGCAGTTTGAAATTGCAACACAGCTGAGCTTGGCCAGCAAGAAACTCCTCCTGTGAACAGCACCCACCTCACTTGCTCTGGTGAAATGACCAGCCCTGTATTTGTCTACTTTTTAATTCCAATCCAATTcataggtatttttttaaagatttatttattttgtttattgccCACCCCCCATGGtttccttgtctgtctgctcattgttttgctggctgtgtctgctcatcttctccaggaggcagtgggaactgaaccaggtgggaggcaagtgcccaaccacctaagccacatccactttgtGCAAGTCGCACCATCTGGCTCTTTGCCACAGGGTGTGGCATCTGCATGTCTTCAGGATGCATTTGACTGAActggaacctctcatgtggtaggctggTGTCCAACtggttgaggcacatccacttcctcatAGGTATTTAATTAAGGGCCAGAAGGTGCTCAGAGCTGAGCTGAAATGTTAAAAAAGTACAAGATCCATCCCTGCCCTCAAAGAGCTTAAAACTTAGCGGGGAAAGCGAACTTGGCCCActggataaggcatctgcctaccacatgggaggtctgcggttcaaacccggggcctccttgacccatgtggagctggcccatgcgcagtgctgatgtgcacaaggagtgccgtgccacgctggcatgtctcccgcatagggggggccccacgcgcaaggagtgcgccccataaggagagccacccagcatgaaaaaaagtgcagcctgcccaagaatggcgccgcacacacagagagctgacacaataagatgacgcaacaaaaaaagaaacacagattcccagtgctgctgataaggatagaagcggccacagaagaacacacagtgaatggacacagagcagacaactgggctgcggggagagaaataaataaataaataaatctttaaaaaaaatttagtggGAAGATAAGGTGAATACTTATCTGAGATATTCTGCAAGAGCTTATGCAGAGGTCCTTTAACTTCACTGTGCAGAAAATCCCCTAGGAATCTTGCAAATACATAACTCTCCAGGTTCTATACTCAGAGATTCTTTCTGATTCAGTTGGTCTGATACAGGGACCTGCAACCTGCATTTTAACACCTTCTCCAGGTAATGCTGAGCCTACTGGTTCTTAGACTGTACCTTTAAGAAAACCAGGAAGCCTGGTAAAGGTTTCCAAACTGGGAGTCCTGAGGCTTGAAGAGGCACTCAGCACGCCAACCAGAGCAGGCAAGCAGCATCCCACGCCACCCTAGCGCCCTGCCTGGAAGGAAGATGACTCCTTTGCGGGGAGGATCTAGGAGTCTTCCTGTTCCTAGTGGTGTGGCAAGAGGCTTGAACCTCAGACTCTTCTCTGGGCAGCGCCATACCCTCCAGCCCACGATCCCGGTGACCAAGGATGCTGGGGATGATGGGGTGACTGGCCAGGGAAGTTCCCAGCCTTTCTGTAAAGAGGACACTTGTCAGAGGCCAGCGTGGAGTCCACAGGCCCCGACCCCAGGAACCGCGGCCCGGGGCTACTTCAAGTGGGTGGAGCATCCAGCCGTCAGGGAGGGAGGTCTGGTTTCTGCAGGTACCACCACTGGCTGTCCTGCCAAGACAGCCTTCCGCCTGGGGCTAGCATCTCCCCCGCACCTGCATGCCCGAGGGCGGCGGGAGTGGACGAAGGTGGCGGTGGAGTCATTTCTGCCGAGATGGCAGTTCCTGATGAAGTGCCCGCAGCGCGCTCTGTAAGGGACACAGAAAGCCAGCCACGCCGGGTTCTGATCAGAGTGCGCCCGAGGGGAGGAACCGCTTCCAGGACGACTCCCTCGGAGTGCGCATGCCTCCAGCCTGAGGGCAGAGGCACGCCACGGCCCCCAAGAATCCCCTAGTCTTGAGTGGAAGAACAAAAGGAGACCTTAGCAGTGTCCGGCCGGAGAGGGGAGACGTGAGCAAGCCTCGGGCAGCCTCCAGTCTGAGGGGGCAGGCCATCAAGTCCTCAGGAGTCTCCAGGCTGAGGGGGGAGATACACCCCTAGTCTCAGGAGCCCCCTACACTGAGGCGAGGAGCCACATTGCTGCCCTCAGGTAACCCAAAGCCGAGTCCTGCAAACCGAGCCCCGCGGGGCGGACCGTGGGCCCAGTCCTCGCCCCGTCCTCACTCCGCGAGCCCCGAGCGAGCGGCGCACCTCGGCGAAGGCCGTCGGGCATTCGTCGCAGGCCGGGGGCCCGCGGCCGGTCGGGGCAGCTTCGGGGCACTCTTTGCAGCCGGTCACCTCCCCCCCCTGCCCCGCGGGCTTTTGCACACGACGCGCGGCGGGCCGCTTCACACGGGGTGGCGGGGGCCGAATAAAGCTGGCCGAGCGCGGGGCGCAGGGGCCGGGGCGCGGAGGTGGGAGTCCCGGGCGCGCCGAGCGCGAACCGCAGCTGGGGAGGGGCCGCCCGGGAGCCGCCAGGGCAGGCGCGCGGGGGGGCGCACGCGCCCGGGCGGCGGGAGCAGGTGCGGGGTCAGCCGAGCGGCGCGCGCGGTGCCCCCGGCACTTTGCGCGCCGCGGAGCGGCCGGCGCGCGACTTCCAGGGCGCCCTcggcggggcggcgggcgcgCGGGGCCGCATGGAGGCCACGGAGAAAAAGCATCTGTTGGACGCCAGGCCCGGAGCCCGGTAAGGCGAGAGCGTGGGGAGGCATCGGAGGACCCTCCTCGTCAACCTTCCTGGCGGTGGGCGGTTTGGGCCAGCGCTTGACCTGGCCCTCGGGAGAGGGCTGGGCTGAGGTGGGAGAAACGGGACATGGAGCACGGGCTGGGGAACCATCCTTCCCGCAGGGCGGAGCGCTGATCTTGGCCTCTGCCCGCCAGGGGGGAAGTCGGATGCCTGGAGCCCCGTGCCCGGCCCAGCACTTTGCCCCCTAGAAGCCCCGCCCTAGGGAGGCCCTCGTCCCCAAGTGCCccagggaggaggaaaggggggGGGGTCTGACCTTCTCCCCCAGCCTGAGCTAGCTCCTTAGCGCTCCGCTGAACCGCCCCGCCCCTTGGCCCGTCCCCAAGGTCTCCTCCAGGCCCTGGAAGGGACAGGGGAGGAGGGAACAGGCCGAGccaaccccctccccccgcccagaCTCTTGGACTGGTCATCCCATCTCCCAACCCCTCACGGAACACGGGCTTCTCACCTTCCGGTCACTCCTCAGAGACTGTCAAAGCTCGCTGTGTCCTTAGACGTTGTCTCTGTTCAACACAAGGGAACGCCAAGGCCCCATCGCCAGGTGAGGCTAGAGCCGGCCCTCCTTGCCTGTGTCTCAGAGCTGagtcctctcccttcctccccgaCCAGGTCATACACGGGATCGCTGTGGCAGGAAGGGGCTGGCTGGATCCCCCTGCCGCAGCCTGGCCTGGACTTGCAGGTCATTGAGCTGGCCGCCCAGAGCAGCCATTACTGCCATGCCCAGAGGGCTCCCGGTGCTGGCCGAGACCCCAAGAAGGAGTGGGCCCGGCGCCAGCTCTATGTGGCCTCTGGCATCTGCCTGGTGTTCATGATCGGTGAAGTCATTGGTAAGGCCTTCTGTGCTAATTAACTGAAGTGAGGGCATGGACGATCTGGGTGATCCAAAAGGCTTTTCTCCTGGATATTCCCAGGAATATGAACACATGTATTGAGCACTCACTCTGCTACCCCTTTACATAAACACTGTCACTCACAATAACCTTGCGCTGCCATACGGGTGCTGTTAACCTCCTAattttacagaaggggaaactTAGGCACACTAAGGTTAAATAACGGGTCCAAGAGTCACACACAGTGGGTAAGGGAAGCCCTGAATGTCTGTAAGGAGAGAGCATTTGCTGAGTTCCTGCTCTGCTTTCCTGTTCCTATTTGGATTTTCACGCTCACCCTCTTGAAGTCGATGCTGTTACCCCCATCGCTTGGATGTGGGAAGTTGAGGCCCAGAGAGTGAGACATTTGACCACAGTTACACAGCCAGTGGGTAGAGCAGTCTTGAACCCAGTGTGGTTGTCTCCAGAACCCCTGGTCTACCCACTGCACACAGCCTGGGGAGGCAATAAGGACCCTCCACCTCCCTGGCCCACCCCTGCAGGTGGGTACCTGGCACATAGCTTGGCCGTTATGACCGACGCAGCCCACCTGCTCACTGACTTTGCCAGCATGCTTATCagcctcttctccctctggatgTCCTCCCGGCCGGCCACGAAAACCATGAACTTCGGCTGGCAGCGAGCTGGTGAGGGCCCTGGTCAGGCTGGAAACAGGGCTGGGGGCTGAGTGGCTCTGGACATGGGTTCTCCGGGGGCTGCAATGGATCGAGCTCTGAGTGGGCTGGGAGGATGACCTGGGCGGGTCAGCCTGGCCTCTGGGAGCTCGCAGTCTGATGAAGGAATCCTGTCCCTTGTCCCCCAAACTCCCAGTGTGTTGGGGGAGCCCTGGTCCCTGCCTTCTGGGAACTTTCAGGATGCAGAGAAGGAGAGGTCACTTTTCCTGAAGAAATTCAGCGGCCCAACTTCAGTAATAAAATGACAGGCATTAACCTGCCCCGAACTCCATGGAGCGGCTCagtggagagggggagagggaaggtcAGCAAAGCCTTCTGGAAGACAGGTTTTAAGGCCTCTTCAGGTCGCCTCTGGGCTGCCCTGTCATTTTCCCTCTTGATGGGAAACGACCCAGCCTGTCCTCTCCAGAAGCCCGTTGGCCAGCTGAGCAATGGGTATATTTTTTAATAGGTCAGTTTCTTAACGTGTAAAACACAAAAGGCCGACCCAGATGACGTCCGTCTCTTCTAGCTCTGGCATTCTTAAATGTTTGGGTGGCGGGGTGAGGTGCAGCCGTGCCAGAGCCCAGCGAGCCCCCGCGTTGCCTTTGCAGCCCGGGGATGGGGGCGTGGGCCTCCTCAGCCCGGGGCCCACGCTGAGGCTGGTGCTGGGGGTCGGCTTCCTCCTCAGAGATCCTGGGAGCCCTGCTCTCGGTGCTGTCCATCTGGGTGGTGACAGGCGTGCTGGTGTACCTGGCGGTGGAGCGGCTGGTCTCTGGGGACTATGAGGTCAAGGGGGGGACCATGCTGATCACGTCGGGCTGCGCAGTGGCCGTGAACATCATGTGAGTATGGCCACGTTTCTACCCTACCAGTCCCACCTCCTCCCACGCCTGCTCACATGCCCAGTCCTGATGGAAGATCCATTACAGGCCGTGGGGCAGATTTCCCCCAGTGCTCTGAGCACTGGCACCCGAAACACCTGGGTCTTGCCTGAGGCCTAGGCCAAGGCCATCTGGAACTGCAAATCTGGGGCAGCATCAACTTCAgactccacccccccccctccccacttccGAACCTGTCAGTGAATAACTTTGGGGGCTTCATACCTGAAACGGGGGAGAGATGAATCTAGTTCCTGCAGGAGCAGATGTCCCTGGGGGCAGAATGGAATCCAGCCCTTTCCAGGTTGCAGTGAGACACTATGGTGCAGAGAGCGGTGGCTTTGGGCTCTTTCTCCCCCTTGCTCAGTGGTCTTAGGCAAGCCCTTCCCGTCTCTAGGCCTCTGCTTCTCGGCTTCTCCAACTGTGGCATGGCAGGGTAAACGAGATGCCCTCCACGGTGCCCTCCTGCTTTGAGATTCAGCACTGGGGCCTTGTTATGTCCAGACTCATCTTGGACTGGAgctgagccttctctcctttgGCACTTTGAACCAAGGCCATGTGGCCAAAGACTGCACATaatctggggggtggggtgaggggatttggACCTCATGAGGAGGCCGCACCAGACAGGTGGCCTCTGGCTAAACTGAAGTCTGTGCTAAAAAGGAGCCACCTGGCTTTGTCTCTGCTTCCATAGAATGGGGTTGACTCTTCACCAGTCTGGCCATGGGTACAGCCATGGTCACAGCCACGACACCGGCCAACAGCAGGAGAACCCCAGTGTCCGAGCTGCCTTTATCCATGTGATCGGGGACCTTCTGCAGAGCTTGGGTGTCCTGGTGGCAgcctatattttatatttcaaggTTAGAGCTGGGAGCagtgggggtgggctggggaacAGGGGAGTGTAGATCATCTGGGGGCTCTTCTCTGCACAGGGCCCTTCCCACATTTTAGACCCTCCCAGCTCTGGGCAAAAgagtggggagagagaaggaactAGCATTTTTCCAACACTTACCAAGTGTCGGCACTTCTAATTTTCACAACAGCCCCAAAGGGTAGGTGCTGGTGAGCCTTTTCTGCAGCTCAGAAAAGTTCATTGTCTTGCTGGGCATGATACAGCTGGCAGTGTGGTGCTGAAGGCCTGTGGGTGGCCCACCACGCCGAGGCAGTGTGGTGGAGGAGAAAGAGCCAGTATTGGAGTCAGGCCTGAGTTTGAAGCTTGGCTCCTCCCCATGCTAGCCATGGGATGTTGAGTGAGTCACTTCTCCTTGAGCCTCTATTTCCCCATCTCTAAAGTGGGGCTCTTGGACCAGATGGCACCTGAGGTTCCCTTCAGCTCTGTCCATGTCTCAGCACCTTGggcagggaggggcggggggaagagACTGCCTTATCCTAAGCTCTGACCAGCCTACCCGCTCTTCAGGATGTGGAATAAAGGGTGGAGAACTGGGAGGCAGGACCACCCTGTAGAAAGAGCCCCTCTCCCCACTGCAGTGCTGGGTGGGAAGGGCAAGGGGAAGCTGAGGCGGTGACCCCTGGCTCTGCCTTCTTCTCCTATAGCCAGAATACAAGTTTGTCGACCCCATCTGTACCTTCCTCTTCTCCATCCTGGTCCTGGGGACAACGTTGACCATCCTGAGAGACGTGATCCTAGTGCTAATGGAGGGTAACCCGGGCGTGGGACTCCCTTTTTGCTCTGGGCCTCCAGCTCTAATCATCCTCAACTTAGGGTGTATGGGGGGGGTGTGGGGTGGAGGCAAGGATCCCAACACATTGGCGGGGAGCCATGGTCTGGAGCCTCTGGCAGAGGTTGGAAACCCTCCTGGGGCCCTGGGCTAATCTTGGCACCAAGCTGGACTCACAGGTGTGACAGTTTCTGGAaatgccctgccctcccccccccactcgtGCCTTCCCTTCCCAGTCACCAGCCCCAAGAATGCCTCCTCCCCTGCTTGGGTGCATCTTGCCTGCCTAGTCTGGTGGCTTCTGGTGAGGTCTGCAGCAGCTGACGCTCCAGCCCTTCCCCACAGACCTCCTCAGCCTACCCTTGCCTTCCCTCAGGCAGGAGGAGGGCAGAATTGTGCTTCTGATTGCAGGGTGGGGTGGTTCTGATAAGGACAGTCAGAGTCTGACAAGGTGCCTGAATGGAATCCACTCCCAGCTCAGACCTGTTCTAAGACAGCTCAGGGCCTGCGCCCCTGCCTTGGGGGATGCTTGAAGGGGTTGCCCAGTAGTGGAGAACTTTCTGCCTGGAATTACTGCGCTCATTCACTGGCTTTCTTGTGCTCAGGTCTCATTCTCTGTGATTAGCCTGAGTCTGGGATCAGCAGGAATGTAAGCTGCAGGTCTAAGCTTTGTCCTCTAAGAATCTGACAGGCCCAGTTAAGAGAGGTGATGATAATTATAATGATACTCCACATGCTTCTGTCCTTCTTTGCTTCCTTCCATTAAAAAACTAGCTCTTGAGCACTTACGATGGGCCAGGCACTGCCCAGGGAAATGGTGATAAACAGCACAGGCCGCCCAGCTCTCATGGAGTGCCCGTTGGAGAGCCGGAGACTGATGATAAACAAATTAGCAAAACGATCATTTCAGGCAGAGTGCAGTGTGAAGAGGACAGGATGGAGGGCTGGGGTGGTGGGGCCACATCAGCTCCGCTCAGATGGGGATGGGTGGGAGAGGCAATTTCCTTGTCCTTAGGGACCCCCAAGGGCGTGGACTTCACGGCTGTGCGGGATCTGCTGCTGTCGGTGGAGGGGGTGGAAGCCTTGCACAGCCTGCATATCTGGGCGCTGACTGTGACCCAGCCCGTGCTGTCCGTCCACATCGCCATCGGTGAGTGGGCACTcggggcggggagagggagagggcagCCAAATGACTGGGGGATTCCCGGGTCCAGAGGGCCGCAGATGCTTGTGGTGCCTGTTTATGGAACCTGGCCCCTGCTGAGTCCTGACATGAATGCTCTCATTTGACCGTCACAATCCCActgagagatgaagaaactgaggctgggggtgggggtgc
Above is a genomic segment from Dasypus novemcinctus isolate mDasNov1 chromosome 9, mDasNov1.1.hap2, whole genome shotgun sequence containing:
- the SLC30A2 gene encoding proton-coupled zinc antiporter SLC30A2; this translates as MEATEKKHLLDARPGARSYTGSLWQEGAGWIPLPQPGLDLQVIELAAQSSHYCHAQRAPGAGRDPKKEWARRQLYVASGICLVFMIGEVIGGYLAHSLAVMTDAAHLLTDFASMLISLFSLWMSSRPATKTMNFGWQRAEILGALLSVLSIWVVTGVLVYLAVERLVSGDYEVKGGTMLITSGCAVAVNIIMGLTLHQSGHGYSHGHSHDTGQQQENPSVRAAFIHVIGDLLQSLGVLVAAYILYFKPEYKFVDPICTFLFSILVLGTTLTILRDVILVLMEGTPKGVDFTAVRDLLLSVEGVEALHSLHIWALTVTQPVLSVHIAIAQNADAQAVLKAASARLQGKFHFHTMTIQIEHYCEDMKDCQACQGPAD